Sequence from the Synechococcales cyanobacterium T60_A2020_003 genome:
ACAACGCGCACTTGCTGACGCTCTTCCTTCGTCCGTTTGGCAAAAGGAGTTATGAGGTCAGGAGCATCGGTCATCTCTTTTGCCAGTTCTTTCTGATTGCGTCGTTCGATCCGTTGATCACTAGCTTTGGCCAAGTGGACAAACTCGTATGGACTTAGATTGTTCTCAAAATGCTTGCGGATTGTGGTGCCGCCTGTTTTGGGGATATGCGCAAAAATATACATCGTATCGCTCACAAATACCTCCTCAACTACCCGTAATCCTAAAATGCTCTACTGCCGTTCCTATGAGTCCTCATTCTCACGAGTTTCCAACGGTTCCTAAGAAGCTTAACTGCCTATAAACTTAGATTCTATCTGCGTTTTGCACCTGCTGATTTTATCATGGGAGCGATCGCCCCCATCCAGCGACCTATTTTATACATCAATCAGGATATCTTGGTAGGCTTTATTACCTGCTTCAAACTTCTCTACGTCTTCTTGAGTGATGCCAAGTTCACTACAGCGCTCCTCAAACAGTTCCTTAGCATAGGTATACAGGGCAATGTCAATGGCATTTCGCTCCTGAATGATCTGCATCACGGCAGGATCAATCGAGTCGCGGCTGGTCTTTTGCCTGGAAATATTCTGGCGAACGTAGTAAATATCCTGCCACTTTAGTAACCGTTGCAGCATAATCAGGAATTTTGTGTACTGCTCGGTTAAGCCAAACACAGACATGCGATCGCGCAGGATGGCTTTGGCTCCAGCCAGGGTTTCCTCCGGATCATATTTGGAAAAACCAAGACTCCGCTGCCGCAAGTGCCCCGTGAATCGGAGCGACTGGGCGTTCTCGATTTCCACGAATTCCCCAGACTGCACAAATTCTGCCAGTGTCATCTTGCTGACGAGGGGATAATAGGTATGGGTGTACGCCGTGTGTAGATAGTCGTAATAGGAAATAATGCGGCCAACCGGTTCGCGCAGAAGCGTAATGTGGAGAATGGGGCGATCGATCAGTTGATACAAGATCGAAGGGACGCGATAATGCCCCATGATAACGTCGGGTAGCATGGAGTGCTTAAACAATAAGTAGGGTCTAGCTTCGAGTTCGGGGCCGTTAAGATGAAGCGTGCGATTAATTCTGTAGTTCTTGCTGAGCAAGTACTCTAGGGTTGTGCCCCCTACTTTGGGAATATGGGTGAACAGCAAGATCGCCTTTTTCCCTTTGACCGTTGGCGGTTTAGATAGCCCCCCAATCGCGGCTTTGTGAGCATCGGCTGGATCCTCCGGCTCGTCGAGTTTTAGCGTTTTGCTCAGCTTCTTGACCCGCTCCCAAGGAATGACCAGTTCTTCTAGCCGTTCTAGGTTCTTTGAGATTTTTAGGGCGTTTGGGATTTTTCGCCATTCCTTCAGAGACTCATCCGTCAGGGGAGTGCCATCAGCAAAGCGCCCCATGTCTAGAAGGCTCTTGGGTCTGGATTTCGAGACTTTGACATTTGGTTGACGTTTGTTCCCTTTTTGGGAGCCTGAGTTTGATGGGGTGCTAGAGCCTGCATCAGCAATGAAGTCAGGGGATACAGGCTTTAATTTAGCGGCGACACGCTGAAGGTTAAAAGTGAGACGTTTGAGCATAGGGTCGTGATTTACTTCCTTAGAGGCTTGAACAAGCGGCGGGTTTGTTCAGTCAAGATAACGATTGCTATAGCATGACATAATATGCAATGGCATAAAACCTAAAGCCCTATGATTCAACTTGAGCACAAGCTTCAGGCTGGAGAGCAGCTTTGCTTTGTCCACATTCCGAAGACGGCCGGAACGACGCTAATCTCCCTGCTCGATGCCCACTTCCCGGTTGATCGCATTTGTCCGGCTCAGCTTTGGCGCGAGTTGGTTTGGTTGCCGCCGGATCAAGTATCTGCATGTCAACTGCTGCGAGGGCACTACACCTACGATGATTATCTGAAACTGGCTTCTAATCCGGTTTTTATTTCAATGTTTCGCAACCCAATTGATCGGGCATGTTCGTACTACAACTTCATGCGAAATCAGCCTAATGACTGGCTGGAGCGGCATTATAGTTACCGGACAGCGTTAGCCGAATCCCATCTCCATGTAGCGAACTTGGTAGAGGGTGATATTGAAATTTATCAGCGGGCGAATCGGGATGACTTAGCTGCTTTTTTTGCCAGTTCGTTTGTCCAGGCCTGGATTCAAAATTGGCAGGTGAAGGCGATCGCCCGTTCAACCTTCGATCAATCCCCGTGGGCGCAGGAAGCAGTGTTGGCTACCGCAAAGGATCGGCTGGCAACGCTGGTTTGGTTTGGGTGCGTGGAACGGTTTGCCGATTCGATGGCGTTACTGAGCTACACCTTTGGCTGGAACCCGATTCGGCAATACCAGCGGTTGATGGTTGCGCCCAATCCAAACTACACTAAGGGACTGTCTGCCAAAACGGTGGAGATTTTGCAGGAGATTCATCAGCTTGATCTGGCCTTTTACGACTACGCAGCAGCAGAGTTTGAACAGCGCTATGAGGCCATGCAGCAGGATCTTCAGGAACGATACGGGGGAACCGATCTGTATGCCCAACTGGAGCAGCATTATCGCGATCGCACTCAGGCGCTAAATCGTCCCCGGCAAACTGTGATTGACTTGAAGTTTGACCAGGCGATCGCCGGAACGGGCTGGCAACTTCGGGAGGGGAGTATTGAAGAGCAAACCCTGTTTCGTTGGACAGGGCCAGAAACGGAGACTACGCTGGACTTACCCTTAGCGGCAGGACAAGATTTCACTCTGAAACTGCGGATTGTGGGCGCGATTTCGGAGGAGGTGTTGGACAGTGTGCAGCTTAGGGTGGGCGATCGCTCCATTCCGCTGACCCAACTGTGCCGCGAGATTCGTCCTGGCATTTATCTGGTGCTATTCGAAGGACAAATTCCAGCAGATGCCATCCAACCGGATGCACCCTTTACGCGGCTAATGTTTTCAGTCAAAGAAACGCGATCGCTCCATTCCCTAGATGCCTCTAACCCGGATCGGCGTTCGGTCGGGGTAGCGTTGGATTGGATTAGCCTTTTTCCGAAGGCTGAGTTGGGTGATCCGGGCTATCGTTGCATGCTGTTTCCCGGCGAGGATGCAGCTTGGTTTGAGGTTGCCCAGTGGCTGCGATCGCACATCAGACCTACGGAGAAGGCGATCGCCCCATTGGATTTTGCGGAGGTACTGCCTAACCAGATATTGCCATATCGCTTAATCTCGGAAACAACAACCGAGATTGGTGCAGAGTGGATAGTGATCCATAAGGGAATGCTGGAGTCCTTGCCCCTCGCGTTGTTAGATAAAGTCAACACATCTTGGAACCCAGTCTATGCCAATCCAGTATTTGTTGTATTCACAATTCAGCTTGATCTTCCAGCGATCGCCTTCAAGACACCAGATTTGAAAGCCTTCCGCGAGGAATATAAAAAAGTGCTGCGCAAATCTAGCTCCTAGGAGAAAAATATGGTCTGAACGGCTACTCACAACACCGATTCGTAAACTTGGCTCAAACGCTGCTGATAATTGGCAACGTCAAACTTTTTAACTTGCTCGTAGCCCTTCTCAATCATCGCGGCGCGGCGAGCAGGCTCGTTAATCAGCATGGAAAGTTTGGCTCCGATGTCTTGCTCATCGTAGGGATTGACGTAAAGGGCGGCATCTCCACAGACCTCAGGCAAGGATGAAATGTTGGACGTGATTACAGGACAGCCATGCGCCATCGCTTCCAGGGGGGGCAGACCAAATCCTTCATAAAGGGATGGGAAGCAAAAACAGAAAGCACCTGCGTACAGATTTTTCAAATCGCCATAGCTGACGTAATCCAGCAGGCGCGTCTGTTTCAACGCTTTTTGTTTGCTAAAGATTTGATCGATCTTGCCAATTTCGTCTTCCCACATCCAGCCTCTCTTGCCCACGATGACCAGCTTTAAATTGGTATCGAGTTGGGCATAGGCATCAATCAACCGCCCGACATTTTTCTTCGGTTCAATCGCTCCTACAAATAAGATGTATTCTTGAGGGCTAAGGCGGAATTTTTTGAGTGATCCTTCAAGCCCTTCTTCAGACGCAGTGGAGGGAGTTGGATTTACAGGCTGATAGGTAACAAAAATCTTTTGGGGATCAGTATCAAAGATTTTAAGAATATCCTGCCTTGAATTCTCGGATACCGTTATAATTGCTGCCGATTCTTTAATAGACTTTTCAACCATCTTATAAAAGATCTTTTTATTGTCTAGTGTTGTAGACGGTAAACGTAGCGGGATTAAGTCGTGAATCGTTGTAATCTTTTTCGTGCCTTTGACCTCTACTGGAATGGTGTAGGTGGCATGGAAGATATCAAATTTTTCGGGTACAGTTACCTTGGCGTTTGTGCCAAATAATTTGAATAACGCATTAGCGCGTGAGTAGCAGTCTGGAATGTTGAGAAAGTTAGTTGTTTCTACCAAGTTTAGGAGAGCGCCAATTAAACTTCCCTGAATCGGCGCATTATAAACAACGCCTGCTTTCGTATTAATGGGAGTAGCGCTATAGGTCGTACCACCTAGGGTGGAAAGCAGATCAGCCAGAATGTTTAGAATCCGAATAGGACGTGGCTTTTCGAGGAGTTTGAGGAGAATCTCATCGGTATCAAAAAAGAGAACCTCATCCAAAATCGGATTCTGAGTTTCAGGGGCAGGGCGTCCAAAAAGCACACTCACGTCAGCACCTAAGCCTTGAAGGGCGTTAATCAGGGTCAACCCATAGGTTTTAATGCCCGTACCTTGCGCCATTTGAATGTTGTAGCCATCAACGAGAACGCGAGTGCCCTTAATACTCATGGGTTCGAAAATCCTTGCTTGAGGTTGGTAATTACTATGGAGTGAGCAACAGTTAATAGTAGAGCAAACACGCCTGAATCGGCTTGTTTTTCCCGACTACTAGAAGCATAGGCGTGTCGCTCAACAAGCTGTGTAGAGAATCGCGTATTACTGGGGTAATGTCAACTCATGGAATCCTCCTAAACGGATTCCTCCCGCATTCCCATTTGGACACGCCAGAGTCCAGCGTAGACCCCGTGTTGATTGAGCAGATCTTCATGACGTCCCATTTCAATCAGCCGACCCTGCTCCATCACGTAAATGCAGTCGGCATTGCGAATCGTGGACAGACGATGGGCGATCGCCACCGTTGTCCGATTTTGGGTAATTTTTTCGAGCGATCGCTGAATGGCGGCTTCGGTTTCGTTATCGACTGCCGATGTGGCTTCATCCAAAATCAGGATTGGCGGATCTTTCAAAATGGCACGGGCGATCGCCAGTCGTTGCCGTTGTCCGCCTGATAACCGCTGTCCCCGTTCCCCCACGATCGTGTCGTATCCTTGGGGCAGTTGCTCGATAAACTCATGGGCTTCGGCAAGGCGAGCAGCGCGGATCACGTCTTCTGGAGAAGCGTTGGGTGTGCCGTAGCGAATATTTTCGGCGACGCTGCCGTGAAACAGGAAGACATCTTGACTGACCAGGCCAATGGCGCGGCGGAGGTCATACAAATCCAAATCGCGGAGTTCGATTCCGTCCAGACTAATGCTGCCCCCGTCAATTTCGTACAGCCGCAGGAGCAGTTTAACGAGGGTACTTTTGCCCGATCCGGTTGAGCCAACAATGGCGGTAGTTTTTCCGGCGGGAATGTGGAGGGTCAGATTGCGCAAGACGGGCGATCGCTCAGGATAGGCAAAGGTAACGTCACGAAACCAAATATCTCCTTGAACATTCGCGATGGGTAAGGCACGATGCCCCGGATGGATGGCGATCGGCGTATCCAGCAAATTCATCACGCGAGTGGTGGAAGCCATGGCTCGCTGGTACTGGTCGAGGGTTTCGCCCAACCGGGTCAGCGGCCAGAGGAGTCGCTGGGTCAAAAACACCATGACACTGTAGCTGCCGACCGCCAAGCTACCCGATGCCGCCGCCAAGCCCCCGTAGAATAAGGTTCCTGTAAACCCCAACAAGATGACGATCCGAATCAGCGGCGTAAAGGCTGCACTAACGGCGATCGCCCGTCGGTTGCTGCGGCGGTAGGCTTCACTATCATCGGTCACGCGCTGAATTTCGTAGGTTTCCGTTACAAAGCTCTTAATCGTCGTAATACCGCTCAAGTTATTCGATAAGCGGCTATTTAACCAGCTCACCTTATCGCGCACGTCGGCATAGAGGGGGGCAAGGCGTTTTTGAAAGGCGATCGATCCCCAGATAATAAACGGCATCGGCAGCATCGACATCCAGGCAACCCCCGGAGCCAGGTAGAAAAAGACACCCCCAATCACAATCACGGTGGTAATCACCTGCAAAATCTCATTTGCACCACCGTCGAGAAATCGTTCAAGTTGGTTAATGTCATCGTTCAGAATCGACATCAGCCCCCCCGTGCTACGTGCCTCGAAGTAGGACATTTCCAGATCTTGCAGATGGGCGTAGGCATCAAGGCGGAGGTCGTGTTGAATCGTTTGCGCCAAATTTCGCCACAGCCAAGCGTAGGCGTATTCAAAAATCGACTCCAGCGCCCACACGATCAATGTCAAAATGGTCAGCACCGTAAGCTGTCCCGCAATGCTGGTAATGCCAAGACGGGCGATCAGCGAATCTTGCTGCTGCACCACCACATCCACCGCCATCCCGATCAAGGCCGGAGGTGCTAAATCAAACAATTTATTAAGAATTGAGCAGGCCGAAGCCATCCAAACTTGACGACGGTAGGGACGGCTGTAGGCGAGTAAACGACGTAACGGTGGGGCATTGACATCCAGGGGCGATCGCCCTTGGCTTGAACCTATTGATGCCTGAATTGCAGACCTAGAGCGGAATTGGTTCGTTGGAGGTTTCAATCGCATCCTATCGCCTCATTCGGAATAAACGAATTGGATAGACACTATCCAATGTATAGCGATCGCAAAATCTTAAGAAAATATTAAATTGCAAATCCGAGATTTTACGTGTTTCTCCTGAGGAACCTAGGTGGGTGAGGGCTTTCAAGTATGAATATCTTCAACGCAGTGTTTTCACTGAATAAAAAGCGTCTATAATGGAATCTGATGATGGTAGATGTTCACACGATCCGGTAAGTCATTTGCCGGATTTTTTTTCTTTCTGCAAGTCCTACAGACGCGGGTTGAGGCAGGATCAGCCAAGGTGTCTCTCTCTGCGATAAATGCACTCCTCCAGATGGATGATTTTTGGCAATATTGGCGACTTGACCCATAGAAATTGATAATCACCCGATCCGGAAGCGGGCGATCGCCTTGAAGAGATCTTCCGAAGGTTTTGAGGATCAGAGGGCGATCGCAATCGGTTATATCCGGTTGGATGGGACTAAGATTTAACTAATGAGCGCTGCGACCTCTCGATCGGGGACTGGAGGGGTAGAGTGGACGGTAATGCTTAGAAGCGGACAGCTTCAGTTAGCATTAGCCACGATATGGCGTTCTTTTTTGGCGTTAGGCGCACGGATACGCATGGCAATACTACACGGTAGCTGGGTTCATTCGTCCTATGCTGAAGAGTTATTCGGCAGGGCTAGCCTTCACAGCAGCGATACAACAGGTTTGCAGCAGGATTCTAAGGATTCCTCAAACCTTGAGGCGATCGCGGCTCCCCAGTCCACAGGCTGGTTCTTCCTTTGGGGGGAAACCTGGCGACGACTGGATTCGGAAAACCTGAACAACTCCACCGATCATCCCTTTGCGATGACCCTAGAGGAATTGGAGCGCTTTTTGCGATCGCTCTATCCCAGTCGCCTCAATTGGGAACGTCTGAA
This genomic interval carries:
- a CDS encoding sulfotransferase family 2 domain-containing protein — protein: MGRFADGTPLTDESLKEWRKIPNALKISKNLERLEELVIPWERVKKLSKTLKLDEPEDPADAHKAAIGGLSKPPTVKGKKAILLFTHIPKVGGTTLEYLLSKNYRINRTLHLNGPELEARPYLLFKHSMLPDVIMGHYRVPSILYQLIDRPILHITLLREPVGRIISYYDYLHTAYTHTYYPLVSKMTLAEFVQSGEFVEIENAQSLRFTGHLRQRSLGFSKYDPEETLAGAKAILRDRMSVFGLTEQYTKFLIMLQRLLKWQDIYYVRQNISRQKTSRDSIDPAVMQIIQERNAIDIALYTYAKELFEERCSELGITQEDVEKFEAGNKAYQDILIDV
- a CDS encoding sulfotransferase family 2 domain-containing protein, producing MIQLEHKLQAGEQLCFVHIPKTAGTTLISLLDAHFPVDRICPAQLWRELVWLPPDQVSACQLLRGHYTYDDYLKLASNPVFISMFRNPIDRACSYYNFMRNQPNDWLERHYSYRTALAESHLHVANLVEGDIEIYQRANRDDLAAFFASSFVQAWIQNWQVKAIARSTFDQSPWAQEAVLATAKDRLATLVWFGCVERFADSMALLSYTFGWNPIRQYQRLMVAPNPNYTKGLSAKTVEILQEIHQLDLAFYDYAAAEFEQRYEAMQQDLQERYGGTDLYAQLEQHYRDRTQALNRPRQTVIDLKFDQAIAGTGWQLREGSIEEQTLFRWTGPETETTLDLPLAAGQDFTLKLRIVGAISEEVLDSVQLRVGDRSIPLTQLCREIRPGIYLVLFEGQIPADAIQPDAPFTRLMFSVKETRSLHSLDASNPDRRSVGVALDWISLFPKAELGDPGYRCMLFPGEDAAWFEVAQWLRSHIRPTEKAIAPLDFAEVLPNQILPYRLISETTTEIGAEWIVIHKGMLESLPLALLDKVNTSWNPVYANPVFVVFTIQLDLPAIAFKTPDLKAFREEYKKVLRKSSS
- a CDS encoding glycosyltransferase family 4 protein, whose translation is MSIKGTRVLVDGYNIQMAQGTGIKTYGLTLINALQGLGADVSVLFGRPAPETQNPILDEVLFFDTDEILLKLLEKPRPIRILNILADLLSTLGGTTYSATPINTKAGVVYNAPIQGSLIGALLNLVETTNFLNIPDCYSRANALFKLFGTNAKVTVPEKFDIFHATYTIPVEVKGTKKITTIHDLIPLRLPSTTLDNKKIFYKMVEKSIKESAAIITVSENSRQDILKIFDTDPQKIFVTYQPVNPTPSTASEEGLEGSLKKFRLSPQEYILFVGAIEPKKNVGRLIDAYAQLDTNLKLVIVGKRGWMWEDEIGKIDQIFSKQKALKQTRLLDYVSYGDLKNLYAGAFCFCFPSLYEGFGLPPLEAMAHGCPVITSNISSLPEVCGDAALYVNPYDEQDIGAKLSMLINEPARRAAMIEKGYEQVKKFDVANYQQRLSQVYESVL
- a CDS encoding ABC transporter ATP-binding protein, with the translated sequence MRLKPPTNQFRSRSAIQASIGSSQGRSPLDVNAPPLRRLLAYSRPYRRQVWMASACSILNKLFDLAPPALIGMAVDVVVQQQDSLIARLGITSIAGQLTVLTILTLIVWALESIFEYAYAWLWRNLAQTIQHDLRLDAYAHLQDLEMSYFEARSTGGLMSILNDDINQLERFLDGGANEILQVITTVIVIGGVFFYLAPGVAWMSMLPMPFIIWGSIAFQKRLAPLYADVRDKVSWLNSRLSNNLSGITTIKSFVTETYEIQRVTDDSEAYRRSNRRAIAVSAAFTPLIRIVILLGFTGTLFYGGLAAASGSLAVGSYSVMVFLTQRLLWPLTRLGETLDQYQRAMASTTRVMNLLDTPIAIHPGHRALPIANVQGDIWFRDVTFAYPERSPVLRNLTLHIPAGKTTAIVGSTGSGKSTLVKLLLRLYEIDGGSISLDGIELRDLDLYDLRRAIGLVSQDVFLFHGSVAENIRYGTPNASPEDVIRAARLAEAHEFIEQLPQGYDTIVGERGQRLSGGQRQRLAIARAILKDPPILILDEATSAVDNETEAAIQRSLEKITQNRTTVAIAHRLSTIRNADCIYVMEQGRLIEMGRHEDLLNQHGVYAGLWRVQMGMREESV